A genomic window from Salvia hispanica cultivar TCC Black 2014 chromosome 5, UniMelb_Shisp_WGS_1.0, whole genome shotgun sequence includes:
- the LOC125187410 gene encoding U-box domain-containing protein 25, whose translation MKTNQAKLKTTTRSQLFTCGFFRHCTQTALSPTSSSTAPPLPPPPPPPPPQPESSSSSSSNTSQSFTQWRFPLSNSPMPRPKPDPEPDPLPDPDPDAPPLTAAALEDLFRAAEIRFGSGSDSGRVGAVHLLERSLVPNPRSAVEGCCCPAAVVGGVVACLREGVARKAASKVLLALCLVEGNRRAAVAAGAVAAVVEALADAESAVAERSMAALELLCTTAEGAEEVRAHALAVPMMVQLMGEMEGGRGKEHAISVLAVIYGGAEEGAAAVAPAEEVARAVTLALQGECSARARRKGAQLLKILHDNGQLEMTDEER comes from the exons ATGAAAACAAACCAAGCGAAGCTCAAAACCACCACCCGTAGCCAGCTTTTCACATGCGGATTCTTCCGCCACTGCACACAAACCGCCCTCAGCCCCACCAGCAGCTCCACCGCCCCTCCCCTCCCTCCACCCCCtccccctccgccgccgcagcCCGAATcatcctcctcttcctcctccaacACCTCCCAAAGCTTCACCCAGTGGCGCTTCCCTCTCTCCAACTCCCCCATGCCCCGCCCCAAACCCGACCCGGAACCCGACCCCCTACCCGACCCGGACCCCGACGCCCCTCCGCTCACCGCCGCCGCCCTCGAGGACCTCTTCCGGGCCGCCGAGATCCGGTTCGGGTCCGGGTCGGattcgggtcgggtcgggGCGGTGCACCTGCTGGAGCGGTCGCTGGTGCCGAACCCGCGCTCGGCGGTGGAGGGGTGCTGCTGcccggcggcggtggtgggcGGGGTGGTGGCGTGCCTCCGCGAGGGGGTGGCGCGGAAGGCGGCGAGCAAGGTGCTGCTGGCGCTGTGCCTGGTGGAGGGGAACCGGCGCGCGGCGGTGGCGGCCGGggcggtggcggcggtggtggaggCGCTGGCGGACGCGGAGAGCGCCGTGGCGGAGCGCTCGATGGCTGCGCTGGAGCTGCTGTGCACGACGGCGGAGGGGGCGGAGGAGGTGAGGGCCCACGCACTCGCCGTGCCGATGATGGTTCAG CTGATGGGCGAGATGGAAGGCGGCCGGGGTAAGGAGCACGCGATCAGCGTGTTGGCGGTGATCTACGGCGGAGCGGAGGAGggagcggcggcggtggcgccGGCGGAGGAGGTGGCGCGTGCGGTGACGCTGGCGCTGCAGGGAGAGTGCAGCGCGAGGGCGAGGAGGAAGGGGGCCCAGCTGCTCAAGATTCTGCACGACAACGGACAGCTGGAGATGACTGACGAGGAGAGATGA